The following are from one region of the Anaerolineae bacterium genome:
- a CDS encoding STAS domain-containing protein, which yields MSVSDIVASTSRVHPEVAVVRLRGELGPASGEALVEAVRAAGRETGAKSLVLDFSAVERLSGAVLIPLAVAQAGAEREGLRLGVTGLPPEAVEAFRVVWPPTALPVCADEAEAVALMSPSAADRGGAATGIAAAGWVASAGKHGGWAQSFGRLHVTAEADVPRINVEGQTTCGPAEGFGRMWHKTYRVRLEGSEATPEDVISGWRERFGQFWPPGNRMDTGPEGLVPGAVGVITLGGPLGLRLITGVQVVYSGPESFVFIPVRGHMFCGLIAFSAIREEGTTVAQVEVAVRASDPLWEVVMRTGGYRQEDRHWLHTLKVLSEHFGVRAWPEVSAAVVDPALHWRHAGNLLFNSGIWSGLYLAATALRRARRSA from the coding sequence ATGAGCGTTAGCGACATCGTGGCCAGTACGAGCCGGGTGCACCCGGAGGTTGCCGTCGTGCGCCTCAGGGGTGAGTTAGGGCCGGCATCGGGCGAAGCACTGGTGGAGGCCGTCCGCGCTGCCGGCCGGGAGACCGGGGCTAAGTCTCTAGTGCTAGACTTCTCTGCCGTCGAGCGGCTCTCCGGCGCCGTTCTGATCCCACTGGCTGTAGCCCAAGCTGGTGCCGAGCGCGAGGGTCTCCGCTTAGGAGTGACGGGGCTGCCTCCCGAGGCTGTGGAAGCCTTTCGCGTCGTCTGGCCGCCGACCGCGCTGCCAGTATGCGCCGATGAAGCCGAGGCTGTTGCCCTTATGTCTCCGTCGGCGGCTGATCGAGGCGGAGCCGCCACAGGGATAGCAGCGGCCGGTTGGGTCGCCAGCGCCGGGAAACATGGAGGCTGGGCGCAGTCCTTTGGGCGGCTGCACGTCACCGCGGAGGCGGATGTTCCGCGCATCAACGTCGAGGGCCAGACCACCTGCGGGCCGGCCGAGGGATTCGGACGCATGTGGCACAAGACCTATCGGGTGCGCCTGGAGGGGTCGGAGGCGACGCCTGAGGACGTGATTTCCGGGTGGAGGGAACGGTTTGGCCAGTTTTGGCCCCCGGGGAATCGGATGGACACTGGGCCCGAGGGGCTGGTGCCGGGCGCGGTGGGGGTGATAACGCTGGGCGGGCCGCTCGGGCTGCGTCTGATCACCGGCGTGCAGGTGGTCTACTCGGGGCCGGAGTCCTTCGTTTTCATCCCGGTTCGGGGCCACATGTTCTGTGGCCTGATCGCTTTCAGCGCCATCCGCGAGGAAGGGACGACAGTGGCTCAGGTGGAGGTGGCCGTGAGGGCCAGCGACCCGCTATGGGAGGTCGTCATGCGTACTGGCGGCTACCGCCAGGAAGACCGCCACTGGCTGCACACCCTGAAGGTGCTGAGCGAGCACTTCGGGGTGCGGGCCTGGCCGGAGGTATCGGCCGCAGTGGTGGACCCTGCGCTGCATTGGCGCCACGCCGGCAACCTGCTGTTCAACAGCGGCATCTGGTCGGGGCTGTACTTGGCTGCGACGGCACTCCGTCGGGCGCGGCGCAGCGCATGA
- a CDS encoding NAD(P)/FAD-dependent oxidoreductase, translated as MTRGSPPDAVVVGSGPNGLAAGIVLAQAGLAVEVLEGAETIGGGMRTAELTLPGFRHDVCSAVHPLALSSPLFRALDLEAHGLQWVQPDLALAHPFDDGSAAVLSRSLEETAAWLGGDGPAYLRLLAPLVRAWPALAEDVLAPLRLPRRPTGMARFGWHAVRPAASLAREWFRGPRAQALFAGLAAHAMVPLHRPPSAAYGLVLAMAAHSVGFPVARGGSQSLAEALALELRSLGGRIEAGRPVRSLGELGTAQLVLLDVTPRQLLQMDDGTLAADYRRRLERFRYGPGVFKMDWALSEPVPWRAEACRRAVSLHLGGSLEEIARSVEAVNRGEHPERPYVIVCQQSLCDPGRAPEGKHTLWAYCHVPNASEMDVTERIESQIERFAPGFRDCVLARHVLPPKALEEHNPNYVGGDINGGIQDLRQLFFRPVVAAVPYATSAPWLYLCSSSTPPGGGVHGMCGYHAARAALRRGLGRR; from the coding sequence ATGACGAGAGGGTCACCGCCAGATGCCGTCGTGGTGGGCTCAGGGCCGAACGGCCTGGCGGCGGGGATAGTGCTGGCCCAGGCGGGTCTGGCGGTGGAGGTCCTGGAGGGCGCCGAGACCATCGGCGGAGGCATGCGCACGGCGGAGCTGACGCTGCCTGGCTTCCGGCACGACGTATGCTCTGCCGTTCACCCTCTGGCGTTGAGCTCTCCGTTGTTTCGTGCGCTGGACCTGGAAGCTCACGGGTTGCAGTGGGTGCAGCCCGATCTGGCCCTGGCCCATCCTTTCGACGATGGCTCGGCAGCGGTCCTGTCGCGCTCGCTGGAGGAGACGGCGGCCTGGCTAGGCGGTGATGGGCCGGCTTACCTGCGGCTACTGGCTCCCCTGGTGAGGGCGTGGCCGGCGCTGGCGGAGGACGTGCTAGCGCCCCTGCGACTGCCCCGGCGACCGACAGGTATGGCGCGCTTTGGCTGGCACGCCGTCCGCCCGGCCGCGTCCCTGGCCCGGGAGTGGTTCCGGGGGCCGCGGGCGCAGGCGCTGTTCGCCGGGCTGGCGGCCCACGCCATGGTGCCCCTGCACCGTCCCCCAAGTGCCGCGTATGGGCTGGTGCTGGCCATGGCCGCTCACTCGGTGGGTTTTCCCGTGGCGCGGGGCGGATCGCAGTCGTTGGCGGAGGCTCTCGCCCTGGAGCTCAGGTCTCTCGGGGGCCGAATCGAGGCCGGCCGCCCGGTTCGCTCTCTGGGGGAGCTTGGGACGGCTCAGTTGGTGCTGCTCGACGTGACGCCTCGGCAACTGCTGCAGATGGATGACGGCACGCTGGCCGCGGACTACCGCCGCCGGCTGGAGCGTTTCCGATACGGGCCGGGGGTGTTCAAAATGGATTGGGCTCTGTCGGAGCCGGTGCCCTGGCGGGCAGAGGCTTGCCGCCGGGCCGTGTCGCTGCATCTGGGGGGCAGCCTGGAGGAGATCGCTCGATCCGTGGAGGCGGTGAACCGGGGCGAGCACCCGGAACGACCTTACGTGATCGTGTGCCAGCAGAGCCTGTGCGACCCTGGCCGGGCGCCCGAGGGAAAGCACACCCTGTGGGCCTACTGCCACGTGCCCAACGCCTCGGAGATGGACGTCACCGAACGGATCGAGAGCCAGATCGAGCGCTTCGCTCCTGGCTTCCGGGACTGTGTGCTGGCGCGCCACGTCTTGCCGCCCAAGGCGCTCGAGGAGCACAACCCCAACTACGTCGGGGGCGACATCAATGGCGGCATTCAGGACTTGCGACAGCTCTTCTTCCGGCCGGTGGTGGCGGCGGTACCGTACGCGACCTCAGCCCCGTGGCTGTATCTGTGCTCTTCCTCCACTCCCCCCGGAGGGGGAGTACACGGCATGTGCGGCTACCACGCGGCGCGTGCGGCGCTGCGGCGTGGCCTCGGGAGGCGGTAA
- a CDS encoding cation-translocating P-type ATPase, translating into MESVSVEARPAEADAVEQAHTHTVDAVLAALGSDANHGLGAQEAERRLEQYGPNELREAPRPGFWQLLLRQFKNFLVIILVVACLISLALGEYLDATAILAIVILNAALGVVQESRAEEALAALKKMAAPEATVIRDGRPTTIPAVQLVPGDVVLLEAGDFIPADVRLIEAVNLRVDEAALTGESHAVEKDARALAEADSALGDRRNMAYLGTTATYGRGRAVVVRTGMNTEIGRIAEMIQSYEEEATPLQRRLDQLGKWLGVGALAVSALVFLLGSLGGQDVLEMFLVAVSLAIAAVPEGLPAVVTISLALGLQRMVRRHALIRNLPAVETLGSATAICSDKTGTLTQNEMMVVRLYVDGQEVEVTGKGYEPVGRFISGSDPIDPKEDERLTLLLTGAALCNDSQLERDEGDSSWAIYGDPTEAALVVAAAKAGLWKEALSEEHRRLAEAPFDSARKRMATVHPDGREGRYVIYVKGAPDILLDLSTRVLTAEGPAELTPEGKERILEHNHKMAAQALRVLGLAYREVDKLPDNPTPDELERDLVFVGLLGMIDPPRPEVREAIRVAKRAGLSTYMVTGDYLDTAVAIAKDLDLIEEGDPVLSGAEISRIPDEEFVRVAPQVRVYARVSPEHKVRLVEALRQNGHVVAMTGDGVNDAPAVKRANIGVAMGITGTDVTKQTADMVLTDDNYASIVAAIEEGRVIYSNIRKFVYYLLSCNVGEILIVFLATLLGWPVPLTAIQLLVLNLLTDGAPALALGLEKGDPDIMDRPPRRVDEPILNQEMRVGIGVQAIAIGAATLTAYRLGMHWFPDDIGMARAMGFATLTLSELFRAYTARSEYYSVFRIGFFSNKYMQYAVLVSLGILALMFYVPPLHEVFDTRALTLGHWLDILPLALIPSVAAEATKALLLRQLRNRRVGMER; encoded by the coding sequence ATGGAATCCGTCAGCGTGGAGGCCCGGCCCGCTGAGGCCGACGCCGTGGAGCAAGCCCACACCCACACCGTGGACGCGGTGCTAGCCGCACTCGGCAGCGATGCCAACCACGGACTGGGGGCCCAGGAGGCCGAGCGACGCCTGGAGCAGTACGGCCCCAATGAGCTGCGAGAAGCCCCCCGGCCCGGCTTCTGGCAGTTGCTCTTGCGCCAGTTCAAGAACTTCCTGGTCATCATCCTGGTGGTGGCCTGCCTCATCTCCCTGGCCCTGGGCGAGTACCTCGACGCCACCGCCATCCTGGCCATCGTCATTCTGAATGCCGCCCTGGGCGTAGTGCAGGAGTCCAGGGCCGAGGAAGCCCTCGCGGCCCTGAAGAAGATGGCCGCTCCCGAGGCTACCGTCATCCGGGACGGGCGACCCACGACCATCCCCGCCGTGCAACTGGTTCCCGGAGACGTGGTGCTGCTCGAGGCCGGGGACTTCATCCCCGCCGACGTGCGCCTCATCGAGGCGGTCAATCTGCGCGTGGACGAGGCCGCGCTCACCGGCGAGTCTCACGCCGTGGAGAAGGACGCTCGCGCCCTGGCGGAAGCGGACTCGGCCCTGGGAGACCGCCGCAACATGGCCTACCTCGGCACCACAGCCACTTACGGTCGCGGCCGTGCCGTGGTAGTGAGAACGGGCATGAACACCGAGATCGGCCGCATCGCCGAGATGATCCAGTCCTACGAGGAAGAGGCGACTCCCCTTCAGCGGCGGCTGGACCAGCTGGGCAAGTGGCTAGGTGTCGGGGCCCTGGCGGTGAGCGCCTTGGTCTTCCTCCTTGGCAGCCTGGGAGGCCAGGACGTACTAGAGATGTTCCTCGTCGCCGTCAGCCTCGCCATCGCCGCCGTCCCCGAGGGGCTGCCGGCCGTAGTCACCATATCGCTCGCCCTGGGGCTCCAGCGCATGGTGCGCCGTCACGCCCTGATCCGCAACCTTCCCGCCGTGGAGACGCTGGGCAGCGCCACTGCTATCTGCTCCGACAAGACAGGCACCCTCACTCAGAACGAGATGATGGTGGTGCGGCTCTACGTGGACGGGCAGGAAGTCGAAGTGACCGGCAAGGGCTACGAGCCCGTGGGGCGGTTCATCAGCGGCTCCGACCCCATTGACCCCAAGGAAGACGAACGGCTAACCCTTCTCCTCACCGGAGCCGCCCTCTGCAACGACTCCCAGCTCGAACGGGACGAGGGAGACTCTTCTTGGGCCATCTATGGCGATCCCACCGAAGCCGCCCTGGTGGTAGCGGCCGCCAAGGCCGGCTTGTGGAAGGAGGCTCTCTCCGAGGAGCACCGCCGCCTGGCGGAGGCTCCCTTCGACTCCGCCCGCAAGCGTATGGCTACGGTCCATCCCGATGGCCGCGAGGGCCGCTACGTGATCTACGTCAAGGGCGCCCCGGATATCCTCCTCGATCTCTCCACCCGCGTGCTCACCGCCGAGGGCCCGGCGGAACTGACCCCAGAGGGCAAGGAGCGCATACTCGAACACAACCACAAGATGGCCGCCCAGGCGCTCCGAGTGCTCGGCCTGGCCTATCGCGAGGTCGACAAGCTCCCCGACAACCCGACGCCCGACGAGTTGGAGCGGGATCTCGTGTTCGTCGGGCTCCTGGGCATGATAGACCCTCCACGGCCGGAGGTGCGCGAGGCCATCAGGGTGGCCAAACGGGCCGGCCTCAGCACGTACATGGTCACCGGCGACTACCTGGATACGGCGGTGGCCATTGCCAAGGATCTGGACCTGATCGAGGAAGGCGACCCGGTGCTGAGCGGGGCTGAGATCTCCCGCATCCCCGACGAGGAATTCGTCCGGGTGGCTCCGCAAGTCCGGGTGTACGCCCGCGTGTCGCCGGAGCACAAAGTAAGGCTGGTGGAAGCCCTGCGCCAGAACGGCCACGTGGTAGCGATGACCGGGGACGGGGTCAACGACGCCCCGGCAGTGAAGCGGGCCAATATCGGGGTGGCCATGGGCATCACCGGCACCGACGTAACCAAGCAGACCGCCGACATGGTGCTCACCGACGACAACTACGCCTCCATCGTGGCCGCCATCGAGGAAGGCCGCGTCATCTACTCCAACATCCGCAAGTTCGTCTACTACCTGCTGTCCTGCAACGTGGGTGAGATCCTCATCGTCTTTCTGGCCACCCTGCTCGGATGGCCGGTACCCCTCACGGCCATCCAGCTCCTGGTGCTTAACCTTCTTACCGACGGTGCGCCAGCCCTGGCTCTCGGCCTGGAGAAGGGCGATCCCGACATCATGGACCGACCCCCGCGCCGAGTGGACGAGCCCATCCTCAACCAGGAGATGCGCGTGGGCATAGGAGTGCAGGCGATCGCCATCGGGGCGGCGACGCTCACCGCCTACCGCCTCGGCATGCACTGGTTCCCCGACGACATCGGCATGGCTAGGGCCATGGGCTTCGCCACTCTGACTCTGAGCGAGCTGTTCCGAGCCTACACCGCTCGATCGGAGTACTACTCGGTGTTCCGGATCGGCTTCTTCAGCAACAAGTACATGCAGTACGCCGTGCTGGTGTCCCTGGGGATCCTGGCCCTCATGTTCTACGTTCCCCCTCTCCACGAGGTCTTCGACACCCGCGCCCTCACCCTGGGGCACTGGCTGGACATATTGCCCTTGGCCTTGATCCCGTCGGTCGCCGCGGAGGCCACCAAGGCCCTGCTGCTCCGCCAACTGCGGAACCGGCGGGTGGGAATGGAACGCTGA